The Gossypium hirsutum isolate 1008001.06 chromosome D07, Gossypium_hirsutum_v2.1, whole genome shotgun sequence genome includes the window TATTCCACTTTCAATCTCTTGTTGCTCATCAGAATGAGCTTCGACCCCTAGTTGAAGGCTTGCTAGAGAGATTAGTTAATCAAGCTGATGATGCTGTTATCAGTTCATTCTATCTTGAGGAGTAAACCAGTAATATGCACGTGTGGAGCATGTGTTTAAGTCTAAAGTCATGTAGGTTTTCCTTGGTACAGTAATATACATTAAGGCTTCAGTGCTCTGATCTGCTGATTCTATAACTTTCTAGTCTTATGATGAAACTtctgttcttttttctttatttgtataTAGTGGTTACATCAAGCTGGCTCTTCCTGGAATTCCTTCTGATTCTGGTCTGTTAGCTATCTCGTTCTggttttgtttttcttgaaataagAATGTTGTGTACAAAAATTGTATGTCATGCTGGTGAATGGTGATTCTTGCGATGTTGGTATTACCAGTTCTCAAGCAATTTTAAAGGGATGATCTATATAACCCATCACTGTATGAGAATGCATTTACGTTATTATAATATGATGCAACTTGTCATAAGATAATTATGAGAATCTTACCACATGTAACAATCGACTTAGGTTTTACTTTAAAGGATTCAATCACATATGATTGACCCTATAGGTGCAAGTTTTGAGCACCACTCTATCAATGGACAAGGGCTTGGCCGGAAAGTCGCAAGCTGCGATTTTCTTCTGTCCTTGATCAGGTAATAGGTCACATGGCCGAGGACTAACTCCACTTGTGATCCCCTCAACATCAGTGCAAGTCCACGGCACCTTCTTTGCTTTAGCTGCCATTCCAATTGTGACATTGGCTATGCAGATTTGAGTAAATGGATCACCCTCGATGCCTTCCAATCTGGCCGCCATCGACACGTTATTGGCCACAATGTCTCTATAATTGATCCCTTGAATCACTGGCAATGCATTGGGATCGTAGTGATTATCAGCATGTTGTTTATAGTTCCCTGTCATCCAAAACACCCATTTCATGGTGTGCAAAGACATTCTTCTCACGAAGATGTCTTTCACAAACCCTCCTCTCCCTCTTGCAGTCTTGATCCTGACCCCGGATTCCGTATGAACAGCAGTGATGTCTTCGGCTCTGACATCCTGGATTCCGCCCGACATCTCGCTTCCCAATGCGATGGCGGCACTGTAAGGAGAAATGCATGTCAGCCTCCTGATGACCAACTGTTTGGTGGGCATCCCAAATGAAATCCCATATTCATCCCAACCACTCTTCACTGCTATACAGTCATCCCCTGAGACTATGTAACTGTCCTCAATCCTAACATTGGTGCAAGAATCTGATCATCAAAACATGTTAGAAAAACAAACACTAATTAGAAGTTGACGAAAATTTAATGTTCTGAAAAACATTGTCgagttgtttttttttgttaatgccTGGATTGATGCCATCAGTGTTAGGAGATTTGACAGGAGCGAGGATTGTAATGCCTTTTATAAGAATGTTgctgcatcatcatcatcaagtaAATAAAAACCAAGAATTAATCACGTCTCCCATATGTGTTTTTTACACGTGGAGAGATGAGATTGAAGATAGCATAAAATGGTTTACCTGCTATAAACTGGATGAACATTCCATGATGGGGAGTTCAGAAGGGTTAGATTGGAAATTTGAATGGTATCCGAGTACATAAACTCGATTAGGTAAGGCCGGGTGTATTTCAACTTTCCCTTGTGGAATTTTTGCCACCAGAATGAACCTTGACCATCGATAGTACCATTGGCCCCTGATAAACCAGATGGTAATTAACTCATGTAGGGTCCATTGATTTGGTAAAGTTAAGTTACTACAAATTGATTGATGCAGATGAACATAGTTTAAACCTGTAACGATGACGTCAGTGAGATTAGTGCCATATATGAGGCTGGTAAACCTTCCACCAGCTGCATCCCTTCCACGACCATAGGATGGCAAAGGCTTCAAAACAGGCCATTCTTTCATATCCTAAACCAATTAATTAGTCAAAAGAGTTGAGTAAGGGTTAAGATAAAATGAAGCAAATGCTGTTGTCTGTGCTACCTAATACTATCACCATAAGTCAAAATAACCCACCAACTGTTGGTAGTAAACAAGCATTTGGGGCGTGATTTTCGCACCCAAATAACAGTGGGTTCATAACAATCAATAAACGAAACGAGAGAaattcaatctttgtttctgATTTCTGAGTCTTCGTTAGGTGCAACTGCACTTAAAACCCAACTTCTCAGTATCATAATGGCAGATTTATTTTTGTTCTCTACTTATATGCAGGGCAGATTGTTGATAATGAGGTCgagatatttatataaaatatatatgttaaaagtAGGCTCAGCATGGCACGGGCTGCGATTATGTCTAATAAGATATTCTTAATTTAGGATAATTTTAATcaccaaaatttaataaaaaaaagttaaatgttcaatttgtattagatattataaatatttaagtttattttttacctaactattaaactttatttttatcaaattactatttaaatacTACTTtgtattagtttaccaaattaaacttaaaatattactaaatttatcattaaaaaattataaattttataaaaaaaatcaaatttgaaaaacTTGAAGGACCAAAcacaaatttgttattttttaaaacactaattataatattaaaataaaaatattcaaaactcaaacaacttaaaaaaaattataaaatttagggaGAGCCGGTACCTTGCTAGCACCCCTAAATTGGCCTCTGCTTATGGGTATATAGATATGGATAAAGGGAATTGTTATATAGATATTTTCTGAAAATAATTTTCCAGATGTATAATTTCCAATGTATCCATTGTGGGTGATAATGACAATTGCATTTCGAAGATATAAACCACAGGGCACGAAATATGTTTTATTCAACCCCACGAATCTACTACTGATCAGTATTTAGGGCCAAAATAACACATTGTTTGGTCAATATCTTTCATGGCCCTGTTTTGGTCTGGAATGAAACTTATATATCCCAGCCACTTGAGGGTACGGGGTTAGAATAGTGGAACACGAAATTGGATGCAACTTTAATCGAAAAACAGACTAATAACCAAACCTGAGAAGCAAGAAGAAGAGCGTGTTTTTGAAGATAGAGAGTGAAGTGGCTGGTTAGGCTAAAACTCCCGGTCAGCCATTTTCCAGCAGGAACATAAAGCTGAGCCCCTCCATCAGATGCATACTTGCTGAGATGATTAACTGCATCCTGGAATGCTTTAGTATTGGATGTTTTCCCATCACCAACTCCTCCAAAGTCTGTGATTGATGCAGTGTGTCGTCTGCAACTTATCCCCGTGTACGCAAAGGACTCTGTCACCTTTCCTTTCCTGGCCTCACCACTTCTTACACCCAATATAAAACCCACCAAGAGGACTGTGACTATCCTGGTCATCTGCAAGAAGAGAAATTAAGTACCCATTGGAGTAACTTCTGAGGAAAAGTAAAGAGAagctaaggaagaaggaaggctGTGGAGGGTATTTACTTTGGTCCTCATCGGACTCATCCCTAACAACTCCACTGTCAGAAAATGGTGAAGACTAGAACTTGCTATGTGATGTGCTAAAGAGACAAATGATGGGTGTATATATATAAGCTGGGAGTTGTACAGTTTCAAATTGGATGGGTGGGTTCACTTTCTTCAGCAATTGGGCTTCTTGTCCTACTTCAAAGTGAAGCATTGTTTATCATGATtgtactttaaaaaataatattcagATAATGGGTCAAAGAAATTACTACTcccttaaatatatattaatttgcgAAAAGGAAATTGTGACCAAATTCTTTTCCATATAAAATAGGTTAAAAAAGAATagcaaatgttaaatttttatattgtcaAATTTGGAACACCATTTTCTTTTTGTGGTTTGCGTTAATGGAACAAACGTGGAGCACTCATTATTAAAGCCATTAGTCCAATTCAATAAGTATACGACCCAAAACGAGAGCCATTTTCTTTTTGGGGCTAGCCTAAGTAAATGATAAAAGTAAAACTACTTGTATTCTAAATATGATAAAAACTTGCCTATTCATACACATTACTTTGGGGCTACTATAAAAAACGTGTAGGCTTGTCAGTTTTTTCCTTGAACTGTGGACACAAAAAGGACCAGGTTGTTTTGCTGATTGGCCACTCCCTACACAAAGTAATTCACTTTCTTATGTAAGCATCCAAGCTTTCATTATATGGACCACGACATccatagttaaaaaaaattattctctcCTAATCTCTCCTCCCTCTTTGCTCATGTGACCGGCAGTGCCACCCACTTTCacatatatttgtaaaatttggtGGGGTCCTTTCCCTTTTCCTTCCCCTCCATTCTCTTGATCATTACTAGTTCTGACCCACCTAAAACATCATGGTGATGGTTAAGCGGTTCAGGTTCCTCTTACTTCCAAGTTTTACCCAATGCCCGTTCAAGATGATGTTCGATATTGTTCAATGCAATCGTATAAACATAAAATTTGTATTGCTTTCACGTAAACAATGAAAACTAAGAGACAGTCTCGGTTTTCATTATTATTGTTGAAGATTTTGCTTAGGTGAATGAATGAACGTTTCTGGCCTTGCCGATAAGTGGGGCTCTGGTGGCTGAACTGAAATAAGCGGTCCTTTCGGCCACTTTTTAGACATCTATCTATGGTCCATCAATCTCTATAACATTAAAAGTGCACTTTCACGTGAGCCCCATTCCTATGTAAGAAATGCCCTTGTCTTGTCTCCTCCAACAAACAGTTTCCTACTCGGCTTTTGTTTTTGGTTCATATTCGAAACTAACGGGTTTCTCAAAGAATGTGTGAGCTATTTGGTCGAAGAAATTACACGCCATGCAAACGGGCACGTGGGTGGCAATGCCGGATCACGTTTGGAGTTTTAAGGATGAAACagcttttgaaaaataattttttttaaaaaggtaaattataccataaatcattcaattattagcatgtttttgttttaattattcaattataaataattttattttcgtCACTGACGTTATCATTTGTTTCTGTTTTGGACATCCTTCACTAAATTATTAACGGAAATGATGGCGTGGcctatttttatttgatataattacacatttaacCCTCAGTACtgacatattctatcaatttattcttaattctaaataattcaataaatttaaccttatttatttataaatttcaagAAATTGTAGGCAATGACTATATAATGATTTGTCTTTTGACATTTAAATTTAGACCTATTTTTAGactattcaaaaagaaaaaactttAGAAGAATGTTTAACAAAAATGACCATGATTATAACGCAAAAAAGGAAAAGTTAGCAATTTTCTTTAAAAGATTTTCTCATCACTACTTAAAttgcattatttaattattataattcattaatttaaattttatttagatattaaaaaatattttttttataataataattaaataattatttgatgcatATAAAACTCTGCAAGCATGGTTAAGAAATTGAtaaatttcttatattttaaaaagctaattttgttcacatttaaaaaagagaaataaataatatataacatatttttatttaaataatatcttGGGTAAAACactaaaatagttatttttgtttacctcgggttatattttagtcacttatatttgaaatgttacgttttagtcacttacgttaacgtgttgtaacattttagtcattgagctattaattgttgttaatggtgtaacggtaagttgacatggtacgttaaatcatcatttcaaataaaaattttaggtgaaattatacaattggtctccatatttttccattttgagcaatttattttttcttttatgtttttttaactttcctttttttaattttattttccagtATCTTTTACTTCTCCCCTTATTTCTCCCCTTTCTCCATATCTTTTAACATAGCTTTTCTacattttccatttgttaaaactttgttttatgtttatgaaaaaaagaaaagacaaaagtTGAAACCAATATAAAACTTGCTTCGCATATTCTCACCCCATAATTACAACCCCTCATCATCCATCATCACTTTAATGAACTAATTTAGATCTCTCAATGATCTAGTCTATAAGCTCGCTTCACTCGAAGACCTCGCCAGTCGTGACTTATGGCAGTCCACCCTCAACAAAGTTTCCCGAGTCCATTCCCTTAATTTCCTAACCAACTCCCACGACCACCTTATCTATCTTACCTACAACATTCTCGTCCTCTCAAAACTATGTTGTTTAAGAGATTCTTCAAACTAGCTCTACactctcaatgactaaaatgaccACTATACGAAACTTACGATCAACTTCACCTAAACCTGTTTGATTTCATACTCTCTTTCTTTCTACAGTTTATCCATGCTCGACTTCCAATCAAGCTTGCTTGGGAATATCCAATaagttttaaatcaattttactGTTTGCTTAATTTATTctttagaaaataaaaagaaaaggaaatgaataatCTACACGATTCTATAAAAGTTTAGAaacgaaaaaaaattattttgaatataaagaattcaatttatgtttaaattttattaaggatatgttttttatattgattagttagacccaattttagtttcaattttaggCTATATTCAAATCTCTatttgattaagaatgattgATATTCGGTTTTaagtaaaattcaatttagtaatCATGTGAAAGAAACAATGATTTGATTTATTTGGTGGGTAAAGATTATGTTTCTACAGTGAAGAAtgtgagaagagagaaaaaataaagggaaagaataaaaggaaaaaaaagaaaaaaaatttatagggactagttttaacaaatggaaaacatagaaaaactacgttaaaagaaatgaagaaggaaacaaaacatggggagaaagagaagagaatgaagaaaaaagaaaaaaaaagagttcaaagaaaaaaaagaaaaaaaaattaaattactcaaaataaaaaaatagggatcagttgtataatttaacctaaaattttcgtttaaaatgatgatttaacatactATGTTAGCTtactgttacaccgttaacgaaAATTAACGCTCAGTGAccaaaatgttacaacacgataacgtaagtgactaaaacgtaacatttcaaatataagtgactaaagtgTAACTAGAgaaaaacaaaagtgactattttgatagtttaccctaatattttataaataaaaaaagttggaggaaaaaaaaggagagaataAAAGGATAGAAGAGTGAATTCGATCTTTGAAGGTTTTCTTTGTGCCTAATGAGAATTGAAGGAGAAGAAGAATGAACTATTATGATCGAGGTAGGAAAAACGATTGTGACATAGACTAGTTAGCGACAAAAGACAGCAAACAAGGCCAACCATACTAGCAGTGTCATTGATAAAGTATAACAACGATTACAAcgagaaaaagaataaaaaataacagGCGTAGGGGGTAAATGAGAAGTTAGCTGTGGTGGTGGTTGGGGCGTTtaaaaaatggcatgtatatgtatCTGAAAGGTGGAATCTTCACCGGAgattcacacatacatatgttTCATTGGAAAACCCCAAAGGGGAAATTTAAGAAAGAAAATATACTTTACACCCACTGGCATGTTATTCTAAATTCTACTCCCCATATTCTTTTTTTTCTACCTTTAAGCTATTTTACCAAATTGActcaaaacaataaaatatcTACAACAATGACTTAAGTTCAAAAATAATCATTGAAACacctatataaaaattttgttatggGAGGAAAAGCTGGTCTAAAATAGGTTTTTAAATTTCTGTTAAATTTTGTTTTCTGTTTAATTACTAGTCAAAACGATGCGTTATATGAGGGTTTAATGAAACAGTTCGTTTGGGATGTATGAGGAACAAAACGAGGCGTTTTAAGAGTTAAATAAACAGTGCGTAGCATCGAGACAGCTGGCATGATAAGTTGTAATTGTTTTTGTTCTTTTCCTACAAGGCAACCTTCTCCTATTTGTACAATACCAGTAGAAGGGGAGTAGGAGGAGCCATCTATTATGAAATGAAGTTTTTCTCTTAACCTATCTTCTCTCTATTctctacttttatttctcaatttctatattttttttatttctagaaatCAATTTCTAACAAAGGTATCAGAACTTGACGATTCTCATGGCTAGGGAGGGGATTTCCACTCGTTTGCAGAAGGACGTCACACATTTACAATAGGATGTCACCAAACTTCATACTGAGTTCTCCTAGTTGGGTAGTTGTATTGCCAAGAGGTTCAAGGAGATCAAGGAATAACTCCAAGAGGAGCTAAAAAATGGACTTCAAGGTCAAATTCAAGGCTTATTTAAGCAGTACTTAGGGAAACTTTTACCTACTGACAAAGGGGAAGGGGTGTTGGGAAACCCTCCACTTGGGTTCCCCCCAAAGGACCCTCCACCTAAGTTCCCTCTAAAAAAGCCATGCTACCCTTCGCAAAGAAATGACAACTCGTCTAAACTAGTACGCCCTCACTTTCATGGTACGAATTTTAGGGGATGGTGGGCCAAGCTTGAGAAATACTTTTTGGCGAAAGCGGTGTCTGAACACAATAGGGTAAGGGTAGTTATGCTGTATTTAGAGGGTCGAGCCTTAGACTGGCACCATTTTTATGCTCAAAGACAGGGTGGTTTCCACATGTTGGAATGGGAGGCATATGCTTAGAGTTTGAAAGATAGGTTTGGTTCTCAGACTTTTCAAGACCCTAAGATTGAATTAATCGTTTTGAAGCAAATAGGAATGGTAGACCAATACCAGGACTCGTTTCTGAGTTTGTTCAATCAACTTTAGTTACAAGAATCATATGCCCTTAGTATTTTCATTAGAATTTTGCGAATATATATTGGTCAATACGTAAAGctattaaaacccaaaaccttgGTAGGGGCTTTCCTGGTATCTCTTGAAATGGAAGTTATTCTTAATGGAATGCCTAGAAAGGGACTGTTATCTAGTTGGGGAACTTAGGACGCACCACACCACTACCTACTACATACACCGGTGTGCCTAAAAATTCAGCTCCTGTAGTAACCACTGGTATAGGGGCAGTGGTACAATAGTCCCAGTCCAAACCAGAGGGCCACCTAAGTCCATATCCCCAGCTGAaatggaggaaaggaaaaaaaaagattgtGTTAATAGTGTGGGGCCAAGTACAGTGCAGGTCATAAATACATGAGGTCTAAATTATATCAATTATTGTTAGATCATAATGCCAAGGGGGAAAATGAAGAATACTAAGAATGCAGTAACTTGTTGGAAGATCTTAACATGGGAAAAGACTCTCCTATAGGTCTAGTAATGTCATTATAGGCCATCAAAGGTTCTCAAAACATTCACACAATGAGAGTAGCTGCCAATATTGGTAACACCAAGGTTATTCTATTGATTGATTTAGGGAGTACTCACAATGTTGTCAGTACCAAATTAGTAAATTAGTTGGCCTTACCAATTAGCCCTTTGAACAAAATGAAGGCTATTGTTGCCAATGGAGCCATATTAACAACTTATAGGATATGTAGAGCTATTAAATGGCAGGTGCACACAACTAAATTCTACACTGATTTTTGTGTGCTACCACTCAAAGAGTGTGATATGGTTCTAGGGGTTCAATGGTTGTTGTCATTAGGCACTATCACCTAggaatttatttttcttactatGAGGTTCACATATGAAAAGTAACCTTGTGTGCTACATGGAATTCATCTTGGGAACATTCATGTACTGGATGATGCTCAATCCTTTAAATGCCTATCCTTGGTTGGTGGACCCTTGAGACCTGATGCTGTGTTGGTGTTAACCTCTGACCAAGCCTTCTTA containing:
- the LOC107954529 gene encoding probable polygalacturonase — translated: MSPMRTKMTRIVTVLLVGFILGVRSGEARKGKVTESFAYTGISCRRHTASITDFGGVGDGKTSNTKAFQDAVNHLSKYASDGGAQLYVPAGKWLTGSFSLTSHFTLYLQKHALLLASQDMKEWPVLKPLPSYGRGRDAAGGRFTSLIYGTNLTDVIVTGANGTIDGQGSFWWQKFHKGKLKYTRPYLIEFMYSDTIQISNLTLLNSPSWNVHPVYSSNILIKGITILAPVKSPNTDGINPDSCTNVRIEDSYIVSGDDCIAVKSGWDEYGISFGMPTKQLVIRRLTCISPYSAAIALGSEMSGGIQDVRAEDITAVHTESGVRIKTARGRGGFVKDIFVRRMSLHTMKWVFWMTGNYKQHADNHYDPNALPVIQGINYRDIVANNVSMAARLEGIEGDPFTQICIANVTIGMAAKAKKVPWTCTDVEGITSGVSPRPCDLLPDQGQKKIAACDFPAKPLSIDRVVLKTCTYRVNHM